In Helianthus annuus cultivar XRQ/B chromosome 8, HanXRQr2.0-SUNRISE, whole genome shotgun sequence, a single genomic region encodes these proteins:
- the LOC110870443 gene encoding DNA ligase 1-like, which translates to MIENNPKEKSRAYAEIHDDEGDDWSEILPEEDRVNDQFTAHGRTISKSKHRAFVAEIKEKTREEIPSEKTERERFIVGCRMEKMQEEYENAVSNKRWDKKRECYVNRDGEPVVHRRDIVHDDVLLIIPRSGKYYSNVEKDKTYVKRLDKIIRDAMTSSLRKRDEARMKKNVECMVEELKKVAEEVKKKEEKVEETVVVNEEVVKEAATEEEQFDEMKKKEEKEEVKIERLNADVGVDAGDEKKSEADQKQTEANTEVPIIEVLKKIEDCENGNRSSLAQREEEAAEPCVG; encoded by the exons ATGATCGAAAATAATCCCAAAGAGAAGTCAAGAGCATATGCAGAAATCCATGATGATGAAGGAGATGATTGGAGTGAGAttcttccagaagaagatcgtgttAATGATCAATTCACAGCTCATGGCAGAACAATATCAAAAAGCAAACATCGTGCCtttgttgctgaaataaaggagaaaactcgagaagaaatTCCGAGTGAGAAAACCGAGAGAGAAAGATTCATTGTTGGGTGCAGAATGGAGAAAATGCAAGAAGAGTATGAAAATGCTGTAAGCAATAAAAGATGGGACAAGAAGCGAGAGTGTTATGTCAACAGAGATGGTGAACCTGTCGTCCACAGGAGGGACATAGttcatgatgatgttcttctaATAATTCCTCGTTCCGGCAAATACTATTCAAATGTTGAAAAAgataaaacatatgtgaaaaggcTGGATAAAATCATAAGAGATGCCATGACATCAAGTTTAAGGAAGAGGGATGAAGCaagaatgaagaaaaatgttgaGTGTATGGTAGAAGAGTTGAAGAAGGTGGCTGAAGAagtgaaaaaaaaagaagagaaaGTTGAAGAAACAGTTGTTGTGAATGAAGAAGTTGTGAAAGAAGCTGCTACTGAAGAAGAGCAATTTGatgagatgaagaagaaagaagaaaaagaagaagtgaAGATAGAGAGGTTGAATGCTGATGTTGGTGTTGATGCTGGTGATGAGAAGAAGAGTGAAGCTGATCAGAAGCAGACGGAAGCAAACACCGAGGTGCCAATCattgag gtgctcaagaaaatTGAAGACTGTGAGAATGGAAATCGGAGCAGCCTAGCACAACGGGAAGAGGAGGCTGCTgaaccctgtgttggttga